A single Eriocheir sinensis breed Jianghai 21 unplaced genomic scaffold, ASM2467909v1 Scaffold263, whole genome shotgun sequence DNA region contains:
- the LOC126991349 gene encoding protein RRP5 homolog isoform X2, protein MDFETMLQGSPNSSAVWIQFVSFHLESAEVDKAKAVARRALQVMDAQEEEERLNVWTVLLRLEVLYGGPESVAEAYREALATNDQLKVHLAMAMVYAESENPWRPRGCTSTCPRSSVRS, encoded by the exons ATGGACTTTGAGACCATGCTCCAGGGTAGTCCAAACTCATCAGCCGTGTGGATACAGTTCGTCAGTTTCCACCTTGAg AGTGCCGAGGTGGACAAGGCCAAGGCAGTGGCACGGCGAGCCCTGCAGGTGATGgacgcacaggaggaggaggagcgcctcAACGTGTGGACAGTGCTGCTGAGGCTGGAGGTGCTCTACGGCGGACCAGAGTCTGTGGCCGAGGCGTACCGGGAGGCGCTGGCCACTAACGACCAGCTCAAGGTCCACCTGGCCATGGCCATGGTATATGCTGAGAGCGAGAAtccctg GAGGCCGAGAGGGTGTACTTCAACATGTCCAAGAAGTTCAGTCAGGAGCTGA
- the LOC126991349 gene encoding protein RRP5 homolog isoform X3 yields MDFETMLQGSPNSSAVWIQFVSFHLESAEVDKAKAVARRALQVMDAQEEEERLNVWTVLLRLEVLYGGPESVAEAYREALATNDQLKVHLAMAMVYAESENP; encoded by the exons ATGGACTTTGAGACCATGCTCCAGGGTAGTCCAAACTCATCAGCCGTGTGGATACAGTTCGTCAGTTTCCACCTTGAg AGTGCCGAGGTGGACAAGGCCAAGGCAGTGGCACGGCGAGCCCTGCAGGTGATGgacgcacaggaggaggaggagcgcctcAACGTGTGGACAGTGCTGCTGAGGCTGGAGGTGCTCTACGGCGGACCAGAGTCTGTGGCCGAGGCGTACCGGGAGGCGCTGGCCACTAACGACCAGCTCAAGGTCCACCTGGCCATGGCCATGGTATATGCTGAGAGCGAGAAtccctg
- the LOC126991347 gene encoding protein RRP5 homolog — MSCAGLDGVVSPPHLAQPFDRLQQYGLGGSVRGRVLYVMPLSKVVHLTLQKNVCTTGGGDLQVLASGIFLSLGGKARGFCSANHISDNTKVLMHINRDFRVGKKVPCRLLKYNHMDQLFIVTLQKSVFERQFIAYSELQPGQVVQATVNSYDSNGARLAVSKLMSGHVPSLHLTDGPMKHPERKHIVGDQVTARVLKVNSKRQHLLLTLKSQLVTAKEPILTEYSQEAENTLTIGYVIKVLPQGLLVKRRENDVKGFVPRSQVGIESGMSLASAFHEGRVVRCRVLKVSPEKQNITLSLLVDKDVQPLSGVPKSARKVEVRARVRCVVDEVRTHAITVTVLPHNVEASIPVHHLSDDPSKCQLLREVLKEGDEIMNAVVFSKVPGSPITLTLKN, encoded by the exons ATGTCTTGC GCGGGGCTGGATGGTGTGGTGAGCCCCCCGCACCTGGCCCAGCCCTTTGACCGGCTGCAGCAGTACGGCCTCGGAGGCAGCGTGAGGGGCAGGGTGCTGTACGTCATGCCCCTCAGCAAGGTGGTTCATCTCACCCTCCAGAAGAATGTCTGCACCACGGG AGGCGGAGATCTACAAGTCCTCGCCAGTGGCATATTCCTGAGTTTAGGCGGCAAGGCTCGAGGGTTTTGCTCGGCCAACCACATTAGCGACAACACCAAGGTCCTCATGCACATCAACCGAGACTTCCGGGTGGGCAAGAAGGTCCCGTGTCGCCTCCTCAAGTACAACCACATGGACCAACTCTTCATTGTCACACTGCAGAAGTCTGTCTTCGAGCGGCAG TTCATTGCCTACAGTGAGCTGCAGCCCGGGCAGGTTGTGCAGGCCACCGTCAACAGCTACGACAGCAACGGCGCACGGCTGGCGGTGAGCAAGCTGATGAGTGGCCACGTGCCCTCACTGCACCTCACGGACGGCCCCATGAAGCACCCCGAGCGAAAGCACATCGTGGGGGACCAGGTCACCGCCAGAGTGCTCAAGGTCAACTCCAAGAGACAGCACCTTCTCCTGACCCTCAAGTCCCAGCTGGTTACAGCCAAGGAGCCCATTCTTACCGAGTACTCGCAAGAGGCGGAGAACACTCTCACCATCGGCTACGTCATCAAGGTGCTGCCGCAGGGCCTCCTCGTGAAACGACGTGAAAATGACGTGAAAGGCTTCGTCCCCAGGTCGCAGGTCGGCATTGAGTCGGGCATGAGTCTAGCCTCGGCATTCCACGAGGGACGAGTCGTTCGCTGCAGGGTCCTCAAGGTGTCCCCCGAGAAGCAGAACATCACCCTCAGTCTCCTGGTTGACAAGGACGTTCAGCCATTGAGTGGGGTGCCCAAGTCAGCGAGGAAGGTTGAGGTGCGAGCAAGAGTCAGGTGTGTGGTGGACGAGGTGAGGACGCACGCTATCACAGTCACTGTCCTGCCCCACAACGTCGAGGCTTCCATACCTGTCCACCACCTCTCGGATGACCCGAGCAAGTGCCAGCTGCTGAGGGAGGTGCTGAAGGAAGGGGACGAGATCATGAATGCCGTGGTGTTCAGCAAGGTGCCCGGCTCACCCATCACCCTCACTCTCAAAAATTGA